A stretch of Gemmatimonas aurantiaca T-27 DNA encodes these proteins:
- a CDS encoding amidohydrolase family protein, whose amino-acid sequence MPPLRCIRLAGALFAMFSAVVLPTAGAQNTPIVDVHFHHLGSRTDSSLTEMAKMGITSVVLIGLPAQLATTADRSDLRILRSLTLPCFGGRMPNSGMACYPGGGDWPSRDSIRAMVRTDRLHLLGEINAQYGGMRLDDPAMEPYFAIAEELDLPIGVHLGIGPPGIAYSDIPGPPQKSSAYSGQAGDPLALDGVLRKHPKLRLYVMHAAWPMRDAMLYMLYMHPRMMVDVSVLQYAIPRAAYVDYLRDLVQAGFAKRIMFGSDGSAARVREGIDAIRAMDFLSADQQADILGGNAQRFLRLGVPR is encoded by the coding sequence ATGCCGCCACTCCGCTGCATCCGACTTGCCGGTGCACTGTTCGCCATGTTCTCCGCTGTAGTGTTGCCCACCGCGGGGGCGCAGAACACGCCCATCGTCGACGTGCACTTCCATCACCTCGGCAGCCGCACCGATTCTTCGCTCACCGAAATGGCGAAGATGGGCATCACGTCAGTGGTGCTCATTGGGCTTCCGGCGCAATTGGCTACCACGGCCGACCGGTCCGACCTGCGCATCCTGCGGTCTCTCACGCTGCCCTGCTTTGGCGGGCGCATGCCCAACAGCGGGATGGCTTGTTATCCCGGTGGTGGTGATTGGCCATCACGCGACTCCATCCGGGCCATGGTGCGCACCGATCGTCTGCACCTGCTCGGAGAAATCAATGCACAATACGGCGGCATGCGCCTCGATGACCCTGCCATGGAGCCGTATTTCGCGATCGCCGAAGAGCTCGATCTGCCTATCGGCGTGCACCTCGGGATTGGACCGCCGGGCATCGCCTACAGCGATATCCCGGGACCACCGCAGAAATCGTCGGCCTACTCCGGACAGGCGGGTGATCCGTTGGCACTCGACGGGGTGCTGCGCAAACATCCCAAACTACGTCTCTATGTCATGCACGCCGCGTGGCCCATGCGGGATGCCATGTTGTACATGCTGTATATGCATCCGCGCATGATGGTCGACGTGTCGGTGCTGCAGTACGCCATTCCGCGCGCCGCGTATGTCGACTACCTGCGCGATCTCGTGCAGGCCGGCTTTGCCAAACGCATCATGTTCGGCTCTGACGGCAGCGCCGCACGCGTACGGGAAGGGATCGACGCGATCCGTGCCATGGACTTTCTCTCGGCAGACCAGCAAGCCGATATCCTGGGCGGCAACGCGCAGCGGTTCCTCAGACTCGGGGTGCCGCGGTAG